The sequence CAATCATCTCACAGACTCCTTAAACTTGCTTGAGATAGGTAATCCATCCATCGTATtgatacatttgttttggtgcaTATTAATGCAAATGCACTACTAATACATTATCCTACTTACAGCATCCATGTTAGTTCATGGATTGTGTTGCAAGTCGGATATTCTGAGAAAACGCAGTAGAGTGGTTATTGGCAGCCATATCTCTAATATCAGATGTCAGATGTCCTTGAATGCacaaaggaggaggaagagttttCATAACAGTCCCCTCTCACGAATGCATTACAGAACAACGATAACATTATTACAAGGAAATGTTCTCTGTAATGGATTATCTATATGAAGCCTATTGGGTTTATTTTCATGATATAATGAAATTAATGGAAACCAATAATTGCCTACAAGTTAGGAAATATTAAGATTTGTGGTATGCTTTGAAAAATGGTTAGCAACAATGTTAGTAGTTAATGGgcgcaaaaaaaaaagtatggtATGGCCCCTTAAACTCTACCTGTTCCGTGGCTGCTGCATAAGctgagcagagaagaagaatttGCCTCCCTAAGGTCCTGTTTATAGTCGGAAAGACTGCAgcgtatttgtgtgttttatggtcTCGGGAATGTTTTATGGCTGCTGGGGGTGTTTATGCATGGGAAGAGAGAGGGTCAAAAAGGTGAAATCAATAGTGATCCTTAATGAGGTTGTCtgaaaagaaggaaggaagcgGATATGTGGGTGATTTGAAAACCGATGGTGGTGGGGAGATATGCTACTTACATCTGAAGAGGCTCAAATTTGAGTTGGCAAAACAATAGTGCCTTTGAGGTAGGTGTTGGGGTAACTTGGCAACTGGTTTAGTTTTTACAAAAATCAAGACAAATTGTCCATCATTGTATCACTACTTTATTTTCCTGCTACAACAAAACCCAATATGACAGAGAGCCATCACATctattaaacatgtttatattcaggCCATGCTAGACATACAAAGGCACATTGCATGATTGGTACATTGGACACTCGTGATTTTCATGAGACACAGGAAATTGGCAAACAAAGTAAGCCGTCATAGCACTTCATTAAATTGTCCATAATGTGTATTGTTTACCAAAGCACTTCTGTCCTTCCTTTGAGCCCTGCTGTTAGTTGGAGCCGAGTTATGCAACAGGCTTGTGATGTGACATATGTGGCCCTACCTCAGAATAAACATACAGAGTACATGTGTCACATGACCGTGCAGTCTTTTGATTTGCTGTTGAGGCAGGCGAACACGAGCAACAACATTATAAAATAGACATTTTCAAATTGGTCTGGTAACATTTATTGTTCCCCTTCACAAAGGgcagtttgtgtctgtttgttttgtagtgAGGTGCTATGCTGTGATGGTGCGTGGAGCTCAGTTGTTCCAGCTGTGCTCTGAGACAGCTGTCTGtacagagaaacacagctgaTGAAACGTCTGTCAGCTCTCGCTCTCCCTCCAGAGACCAACATCCACTCAGGGTAGTAAAAGGGGCAAAAGGTGTTTATTTCAGGGAGGGAGTGAAGAGGTGATGGTGCGAGAGCCCACAGCGAACACGCTGGCTGGCatagaaaatgttcaaaacagATTGATGCATAAAAGGAAACAAcctttgataattgattttgTATCCTCATCTTTGTCTTCATTAACTCCTCACTGCACCTTCCTATTAGCACTCAGctcactttctttttccctttctttaCAGAGCACCTTACCTCCCCATCGAGCCCTGTAACCAATGGCAACCTCAGTCCAGACTCTTCCTCTGACCCGTGGCCCTAGCAAAAATTTCCGTCACCCTTTCCCAACCCCACCCCTCTCCTCCCGTTGTGGTATGGGAAGCGTTGGCAGTCTGGTGGAGAGGTCAGATGTGTCTCCCACTAAAGTGAACCGTGCGATGCCTCAAGTGAGGCCCAAACAGTCCAACGGCCTCCTGAAAAAAGGCTTCACCCAGAGAGAGCTACTCAACTACCTCAACATCACCAGGTGGGTGCTGCTGCATAGAAGTAGATGCTGTCATAGAGCATTCACATGGACATGACTTCAGCTGACCTACTGTGTTCCCAAACAGAAAAGAGCCTAAAGCCAACCCGAGCGGTGACAGTAAGAAGGACATTATCTCTGGCCTCGCCTCTGTCAGCGGTCGAGAGGACGACAACGTGTACGCCAAGGTCTACCATAAAGACGGCACCGAAGTTGATTTGACAAAGAACTCACTACCAAGTGGGGGAAAGTATGAAAAGGTAAATGTTGTTTActactgtaataataaatagGAACAAGCTGAATGAGATCTAAACTGGCTTCTTACTCTGATGACACCAACAGTAAAGTAGAGATGTGGAGGACTGACTCAATTACTGATTTTGTTACAGGGACAGATGAGTGACTTCCCAGCAGCcatcttttttaaatgatctaCAGTCAGTGACTGGTTGCTAGGGTTGTGTTAAATATATCAGTATCACATATATACGTCTCTGGTAGCATGACACAACACCCCCATAGTCTGTTACCGGCATAAATCAACCTTAAATCTCCTGCAGTTTACCAGCATATATTGATAATCTGCCACTTGCTGTGTTCTGAATTTATTGTAGCAATCAAATCtcacctttttttatttttttgcttgaatTTATCAACGCTAAGAACACAGAGGGTGGAACAGTATTGATTTAATAGAAACGTTGTGATTTATGTTACATAGCTCAGCCCCCCCCACGCTGTGAGTAAGGTCTTTCTCTCCCGTTTAGCCTCCTCCGCTGCATCATCTAAATACCTGAAcgttgttttctttctccaggCTCGTTTCAGGTCTTCTGCCTTCAAGCCTGTCACCCCCAAAAACTTCAGCTCCATGCAGAACCTGTATCCGTCTTCCAAGTCAGAGGATGTGGATCACAGCCTTTCCAACGGGCTGCACAGAGCCTACGCCCATGTCCCTAAAGCcgtctccacctcctcttcctcctcctcaccctcgCGTCATGGAGGACCAACATCCAGTGGTAACAAGGTATCCTAACACATAACGTTTAGCTCGGGCCCTATTAAGTCAAGACCAAGCCCAGATGTTGCATTTGGTATCAGAGTATTTCTAAAACTGAAAGTTGAGGCATAGGCCAAGGAACACAGGATCCCGGTGAAGATCACACACTTTACATCTTAAAAACAGAATCAAAACGAtcattatttgtcatttaaattaGCCACAATTACTGAATAACAATCATTTGTCAACCTATTCATGTTATAGATGAATAACTGTATAATTATGACTGTGTAGGCGGTGCGTGGGATGAGCCAGGAGGATGATAACCTGTCAGACTCGGGCCATAACTCCATGAGCAGTCTGCCACCATACCGGCCTCCCTTCCGCCCACACCTGGCTCACATCaggtctgcagcagcatcattGTCTTGGTTCTCTCAGTACTTTTCAATCAAATggagtgtttgttgtttttttttatcttaatgaCTGCGTGGGTAGTAATAATAGGAGAGACTTTAACAGCCTCCgtggtttctttctttcctccagtGCATCTATGGGCCACATCAACACCATCGGCTCCCTGGACCGCACCTCTCTGGGCCCGAAGGCTGTTGGGTCAGGGGGTATAGCCATAGGGGAGATGGCGTGTCGGAGCATGGCGACCCTTAGCCGTCTGGCCCCATATGGTGGGGAGGCTCCACCTCCTTATGAATGGACACTTTCCCTGTCTGTCGAGGAAGTGGTGAGTACGGGGCAGAAGGATTGATGGATGGGGGGATGAGCAGGAGTATGATTTACAGATTGATGAGTCTTTTATGCTGTTACCCTTTCCAGGTGCGGGATCTGGAGGAGCGCCTTGTGGAGAAAGAACATGAGCTGAAACAGATGAGGAGAAACCTGGATGAGAGCGAGGGCGCGATCGCTCAGGTGAATCTCATTGTATTTGTCTGTTCTTCATCAATGTATACATCCATCTGTTTAAAGTCTGACCCCCATCTGCTCTCTGCATGCAGGTATTTGAGGGCAAACAGCGTCTGTgggagaaggaggtggaggaactGAAGCGCCTCTATGCCGCCAAGCTCCGTCAGGTTTCCCAGCATGCCCAGCGTTCCCAGCGCACCCTGCAGTTGCAGCTGTACAAGGCCCAGCAGGAGAAGACCCGACTGCAAGAGGAGCTTGACAGTCTGAAAAGGGAAAGAAGCCAGGAGGCCGGAGCAATGGTGAAGCGAACCAGTCCGACCCTGGAGGAGACGCAGTGGGAGGTAAGGCCTTAAGAGGACAGCGGAGGGACCATTTATGGCAATACTTACTTATGTAGTTACTGGGAACAGTGGAGATAAATTAATTTCAACATTGTTTGTCCTGTTTAAAATGATTACAAATTTCTTAGAGTcagtaaaaatatatgtttttcttgcccCTATCCCTTCTGTTCCCATTATTCTGTCTCTCAGGTTTGCCAGAAGTCAGGAGAGATCTCTTTGCTGAAGCAGCAGCTCAGGGACTCCCAGGCGGAGGTGACCCAGAAGTTGAGTGAGATCTTCCAGCTGAAGACGCAGCTCAGGGAGACCCGAACGGAGCTGCGCAACCGAGAGGGCCAGATAGATGCGCTAAAGCTCGTCCTGCAGGGGACGCAGCGTCGCAGATGCCCCTCTCAGACCGCCCATGAAGATGGAAAAGGAGCTGAAGAGAGTGCTCCAGCTGGGGCAACAGGTAGTtttatctgtttctgtctctcacttCATATGTGTCACTGGAAATGTTTGAATCACATGCTTTTATGGTTAACAGGAATACACCTCACTCTTGTCATCCTGAGGCtccataaacacagacacagcactTAACCAATAGCAACTCTTAAAGGACTTCTCTTATTAAATTAAACTAGCTAGATCTAACGTACCAGTCAACAGTCAACCACAGAACAAAATGAAGCACTTGGAAAATCTTGTTGGAAAGACATAATGAGTATTCAAGACGTATTCAACCAAGCTAAGATGATGAATggaaaatggggggaaaaaggcaaaagaaagCAGGTATTTATATGCCACAGATGTCTGTTAAATATCAAGTGAGGCATCTTAGCTGAACTGGGTTTCTTATCAACACAGCAGGAGCTTGTGTGGGTTATTTTGAGTAATGATGTTTATCCACAACTTGGACCCAAATTTAGGTTATTTGAGTAACCAGGTCAGAAGCAGAGCTCTCTGTGTATTCAAATACAGCCAATGTCTTTCATTGTATTTCCCCCACGGCTGTGCTGGACTGTAGTTGAAGCTATGTGAACCTCTCGGTTGCAGGAGGGTGCGGGGGCCCTACAGAGGAGCGTCTGCGCGCAGAGCTACTGCTGGAGCGACGCCAGAGCGAGGCCCAGGCCATGGCTTTCGAGGAGGAGAGGCAAACATGGCAGACAGAAAAGGACAAGGTCATCCACTACCAGAAAGAGCTGCAGGCCAGCTACTTAGAGATGTACCACCGCAATGAAGCGCTGGAGAGGGAACTACACCAACtgagagcaggcagagagcgaggagcagcaggaggaggaggaggagggagcaggaATGGGACATTAGAAAGAGAAGtgccagagctgagcagtgaaagtgaaaaacaagaggaCAGACCGTCCTCTGGTTTGCCATGGATAGAGAGGATTGAATCATCTGAaatttgaatgtgtttcatttatttgtaatgCAAACTGTTGACTGACTATGTTtgccaggaaaagaaaaaatagactCACTAGGTCAAAATTATGACTCAGTAAGacaaaattatgagataatatgtaaaaaatgtttcccaCATTTTAGATactacatgaaaatgtatattgaCTAAATAATATTGACTCACTAAATAAAAATTGTGATATAttagtaaaatgttttacttattCAGACAAAATTATTAGATACTAAGTAAAAAAATTGATCTGCTGTTTTTGCTAATGTCAAAATTATGTGATCAGTCGTCATCCAAACATCAAAACTTGTCATCAAAACTACCTCATCATTATCAAATGTTTGACTCAAAAGTTTGacttattttatcattttgactCAGTGAGTCAAAATTTTGACTTttatgagtatttttattttttattgtgtgtaatgtttttacctatttttcttttcctggcagCAACAGGCTTCCATAGCTTCCTGTCTGTTCTCCATTCTCTGCCCATGCACATATGTTGTTTGGCCCTTCTCCTGCAAAGACTGGACCAATAACCTCCTACAGAGCACACTGATACTGGGAGTAGCGGCGCAGAAATCTTACGCCTGTGTAGCATCTATCTGTGGCAAAAAGAGTGATGTCATTTCTGGATAAAATACAGCCAAACTCCAACCAGGCACTCAGACTGTCCTGCttgtaaatctgtaaatgaaCACATTGATAAGCTGATTATTACCAGTTGTGATAATTTGGTAGTTACTTTTTGGTTCGGACTGCTGTTATAGTCTTGACGGTAACCAAAGGATTCAAAGGGATTTTGTGCAACCCAGTAACTTCTCAGCACCTGTGGATTCAGGGTTCACCTCTGGGCTCTGGGAGGTAAGCTGCATCTCTGGGTTAAGTATGGAGGATTAAAGCTCTCTGGTGCCAAGGTACTTACGCTATTTGTTTGCCATCAAGGAAACTACCTTTAAGAAACTGGAAACATTGGACTTATCTTTGTCACTCAGTTTCTAGCTCCTGTCAGGTGAGATCAATATATTTTGTACATAATTGTAATTTTTGACTTGATTTGCCTGACATTGTACCCTAAGCACACTGTTGTCTTAAACAGGCATACTTCCACCTCTTCTGAATGCTATGAAAGTGATAGTGGATGAATATGACTTATTGGTGCAATGTGGTGCACACTCCCATACAATAACATCAAATGCATGACATaggtgaaattgttttttttctgtattgtttattataaatatatgaaCATTCAAAAGCCAGCTCTCAATCGACCTTTCAACATACTGTGACTCTTGTCTATTTACTGGAATTAAAActgtacagtataaatatatatgattGTTCTGCATTCATAATAAACAGTTATGAAGTGGTGTAACAGTTGTTTGGTTGGTGGTTGCCATTTTTTGGTGCAAACTGCTCTGAGAAAAGGCTTTTTGTGTATTCTGTTTTCTGAATGAAAACGCTCCAGAAATCACTTGTCAAAATGTTAGAGGTGGAGCTGATGGCATTCACCCGAGGGCTTGAAGGGGCTTAAAATCTCCACAGAGCGTGCCAATAAAACCCAAGGACAGGAGCTTTATGACAGAATGAACAACAGAGCGGCAGAGGCTTTTGGGACTAATGTGGCTTTTAGAGGTTTATCCTTGGATCCTTATCTCTGCCTCTCCCCGCTCAGCCCCAGCCAGCCCTCACATACCACCTCACTGCATTACAGGCAGCAGAAGTGGGAGGTCAGCTGTGATGGAAACATAGGAGGATCCCTGTTTGCTTAACAAAATATGCACCTCTATGGAAACTATCAAATGTACAAATGAGTGCCAAGGATATCTTGGCAGGAACGGAGGTGACACTAAAAGATCTAAATGTTATGTTTAGGAGTATGCTTAACAAACAGTTTAAAGAGTGAGCGAAGCCacatatgtatgtttattttttatgcaggGTTGTAATCTGAATAGTTATGAGCTGTGGCTGACTCACAATGCCCTTACCTTGGCATTTACAATATTATATAAACTGGGGCTTAATATAACACAGCTCAGGAGAGGTTGAGTGATTTACTGAAGTgggatgagaaaaaaaagaagattctTACCTCACAGGCCTCTGTAGGAGGGTTGCAGCGCTGAATGCCATCAGTGCTGTTTATTTGATGATAAACATGATTAAATATTAGTGAATAATGCATGTAGAAAAAACTGGTTCCTTATTGTGAAACTCGTCCAAAACCTCCAACTTGAGATTGAACAGATTTCAaggctttttttgtgtgagtcTGGATAATACAGCAATAGCACCACCAAGTGGTAATAAAAGGAGGACTGAGCAGCTGTAGAAGTATAATCAGATGAGATGTACAGTGGATTAAGTATAGGAGCAGTCCACCACCAAATGCCATTGCAAGCCTCCATAACTGATTTGGAGtataaatttttatttttaatttcagatgcAAGTATATGAAACATGTTAGAggataaatatttacaataaaagttgcataacacacaaaaagcaaacattcaACAAAATTAATACGACAGAAGAACGGAGCACTAGCAGTCTATCTGAAGGAACACTCAAAGAAGCGATGAATGATTGTCaaccaaagaaagaaagaaaaatggcGGAATTCAGTGAAATTCCACACAAAACATGTGCTTTAATCCATTCCAAATGAAACCaagagaataataaaaaaaagtttatcttaAATTTTGTCTTTAAACTGAGGGTTATGTTGCATTGTCAGTGTGAGCTATGCTGGTGCAGTGCTTGCTGAACAAATTAGCCTCACCGACCGTGAGGTGACATCACCGTTTTTCAAGAGGACACCGGGAACTTGCACTATTAGTATGAAGCATCAACACACATCCAAAATGTCTTGGACTTTGTGGCACGCCACTTTCCCCAAGTGTAAGCTGAAACATCACCGGTTGAGTAATATATACAAACTCCAAAAACACCCAAACTACCAGCCTCAGAATCAATAGTGAAATATCTGTAATCTTTGTTCAAGACtctttatatataaatgtataactTTAATATT comes from Thunnus maccoyii chromosome 8, fThuMac1.1, whole genome shotgun sequence and encodes:
- the n4bp3 gene encoding NEDD4-binding protein 3-A is translated as MATSVQTLPLTRGPSKNFRHPFPTPPLSSRCGMGSVGSLVERSDVSPTKVNRAMPQVRPKQSNGLLKKGFTQRELLNYLNITRKEPKANPSGDSKKDIISGLASVSGREDDNVYAKVYHKDGTEVDLTKNSLPSGGKYEKARFRSSAFKPVTPKNFSSMQNLYPSSKSEDVDHSLSNGLHRAYAHVPKAVSTSSSSSSPSRHGGPTSSGNKAVRGMSQEDDNLSDSGHNSMSSLPPYRPPFRPHLAHISASMGHINTIGSLDRTSLGPKAVGSGGIAIGEMACRSMATLSRLAPYGGEAPPPYEWTLSLSVEEVVRDLEERLVEKEHELKQMRRNLDESEGAIAQVFEGKQRLWEKEVEELKRLYAAKLRQVSQHAQRSQRTLQLQLYKAQQEKTRLQEELDSLKRERSQEAGAMVKRTSPTLEETQWEVCQKSGEISLLKQQLRDSQAEVTQKLSEIFQLKTQLRETRTELRNREGQIDALKLVLQGTQRRRCPSQTAHEDGKGAEESAPAGATGGCGGPTEERLRAELLLERRQSEAQAMAFEEERQTWQTEKDKVIHYQKELQASYLEMYHRNEALERELHQLRAGRERGAAGGGGGGSRNGTLEREVPELSSESEKQEDRPSSGLPWIERIESSEI